TCAATCGCCTGGTGTCGCGCCTTGACCCTCCCTGGGGGCCACGCTAGCCTGAAAAATCAGCCGTGTGAATGTGAATTCACCAGATGTCGCGTGGGGAGCGTTTGCGACTCCCTGGGCAAAACCTGCAGAGGGACCACAAGAATGAAGTCACACAAACTGTTGACCACCGCCGGTATCGGCGCACTGATGTTCGGCATGACCTCCGCCGCCATGGCCGACAACTGGCGCTATGCCCATGAGGAGTACGAGGGCGACGTGCAGGACGTCTTCGCCGTGGCCTTCAAGGAGTATGTCGAGGCAAACTCCGACCACAGCGTGCAGGTTTACCGCTTCGGCGAGCTGGGCGAATCCGACGACATCATGGAGCAGACCCAGAATGGCATCCTGCAGTTCGTCAACCAGTCACCGGGCTTCACCGGTTCGCTGATTCCCGAGGCCCAGATATTCTTCGTCCCCTACCTGCTGCCCACCGACGAAGAGACCGTCATCGAATTCTTCGCCGAGAGCAAGGCCATCAACGAGATGTTCCCCGAGCTCTACGCGGAACAGGGCCTGGAGCTGCTGCAGATGTATCCCGAGGGCGAGATGGTGATCACCACCGATGAGCCCATCGAATCCGTGGAGGACTTCCAGAACAAGAAGATCCGCGTGATGACCAACCCGCTGCTCTCCGAGACCTACAACGCCTTCGGTGCGACCCCTACGCCGCTGCCCTGGGGTGAGGTCTACGGCGCCCTGCAGACCGGCATCCTCGACGGCCAGGAGAACCCGATCTTCTGGATTCAGTCCGGCGGCCTCTACGAGGTATCACCGAACCTTGTGTTCACCGGTCACGGCTGGTTCA
The Halomonas sp. H10-9-1 DNA segment above includes these coding regions:
- the dctP gene encoding TRAP transporter substrate-binding protein DctP, with translation MKSHKLLTTAGIGALMFGMTSAAMADNWRYAHEEYEGDVQDVFAVAFKEYVEANSDHSVQVYRFGELGESDDIMEQTQNGILQFVNQSPGFTGSLIPEAQIFFVPYLLPTDEETVIEFFAESKAINEMFPELYAEQGLELLQMYPEGEMVITTDEPIESVEDFQNKKIRVMTNPLLSETYNAFGATPTPLPWGEVYGALQTGILDGQENPIFWIQSGGLYEVSPNLVFTGHGWFTTAMMANQDFFDGLSEEDQQLVRDASEAAYDHTIEHIQGLAEEALNKIKEDCDNCTYTRLDEAQMQSLRERAPQVEQAYIEMAGEGGAELLEQFKADLEAVTSSEE